The Urbifossiella limnaea genome has a window encoding:
- the panC gene encoding pantoate--beta-alanine ligase: MTPVVTTIAEVRAAVAAARRRGDAIGFVPTMGALHEGHAALVRAARAAGGFVVVSVFVNPTQFGPSEDFAKYPRTLDADRTLCHEAGANLVFAPNAADMYPARSVTFVEVTELDRELCGPRRPGHFRGVCTVVLKLFNVVLPDRAYFGAKDYQQARVVTQMVRDLNVPVEVVVEPTVREADGLAMSSRNRYLSAAERVAAPSIHRALLGVRARAAGERDVAALEAGLRAELEAIPGARLDYAQVVDAETLQPVARVERPVVAAVAVFLGTTRLIDNVVIDT; the protein is encoded by the coding sequence GTGACGCCGGTGGTGACGACGATCGCCGAGGTCCGCGCCGCGGTCGCGGCTGCGCGACGGCGGGGCGATGCAATCGGCTTCGTACCGACGATGGGGGCGCTGCACGAGGGGCACGCGGCGCTCGTCCGCGCGGCCCGCGCTGCCGGCGGGTTCGTGGTCGTGTCGGTGTTCGTGAACCCGACCCAGTTCGGGCCGTCGGAGGACTTTGCCAAGTATCCCCGCACCCTGGACGCCGACCGCACGCTGTGCCACGAGGCCGGCGCCAACCTGGTCTTCGCCCCGAATGCGGCCGATATGTACCCCGCGCGGTCGGTGACGTTTGTGGAGGTGACGGAGCTGGACCGCGAGCTCTGCGGCCCGCGCCGGCCGGGGCACTTCCGCGGCGTCTGCACCGTGGTGCTCAAGCTGTTCAACGTGGTGCTTCCGGACCGCGCCTACTTCGGGGCCAAGGATTACCAGCAGGCCCGCGTCGTCACGCAGATGGTGCGCGACCTGAACGTGCCGGTCGAGGTGGTGGTCGAGCCGACGGTCCGCGAGGCGGACGGGCTGGCGATGAGCAGCCGCAACCGCTACCTGAGCGCGGCCGAGCGGGTAGCCGCGCCGTCGATCCACCGGGCGCTTCTTGGTGTGCGGGCTCGTGCGGCGGGCGAGCGTGACGTGGCGGCGCTCGAAGCCGGATTGAGGGCCGAACTGGAGGCGATACCCGGGGCGCGGCTGGATTACGCGCAGGTCGTGGACGCCGAGACGTTGCAACCCGTGGCGCGCGTCGAGCGGCCCGTGGTGGCGGCAGTCGCCGTGTTCCTGGGCACGACGCGGCTCATCGACAACGTGGTGATCGACACCTGA